In Lates calcarifer isolate ASB-BC8 linkage group LG4, TLL_Latcal_v3, whole genome shotgun sequence, a genomic segment contains:
- the map6d1 gene encoding microtubule-associated protein 6 homolog, which yields MAWPCISRVCCLARFWNQFDKSDLSVPLTIQNYSDIAAEQEVRSVTKQVSASERAPGNNYSTPDPRGAGSSLAPADGPGTRGSFRARKEPSYKPREDYHPPGVPFPSVTQYKQDFKPWPIPRKENFPWISNGGSRADSVTDSPVNSSYHGQAQPGERGQRWGEQQVTEESKTSSYRQEYRPWTGVKPAKSARKNPPAQYSSPGTEATHIPRETSYQAAYSGDVHRSTGPHQGEHIIPSAASNVQPPAVPQPIPTALQAATSPSPSGLQQSVPPERTELSGTSKGEEHLVRTKLPPNPSAVFQSGSRVFNI from the exons atgGCTTGGCCGTGCATCAGCAGAGTGTGCTGCCTGGCTCGCTTCTGGAACCAGTTCGACAAATCGGACCTTTCCGTCCCGCTCACCATCCAGAACTACTCGGACATCGCCGCCGAGCAGGAGGTGCGGTCCGTCACCAAACAGGTCTCCGCCTCGGAGCGCGCGCCCGGGAATAACTACTCGACCCCGGACCCGCGCGGCGCCGGCTCCTCTCTGGCGCCCGCGGATGGCCCGGGGACCCGAGGATCGTTCAGGGCGAGAAAGGAGCCCAGCTACAAACCCCGGGAGGACTACCACCCGCCCGGAGTGCCTTTCCCCAGCGTCACCCAGTACAAGCAGGATTTCAAACCCTGGCCCATTCCCAGGAAGGAGAATTTCCCTTGGATTAGTAACGGGGGGAGCAGGGCGGACAGTGTTACGGACAGCCCGGTCAACAGTAGTTACCATGGCCAGGCACAGCCGGGGGAGAGGGGTCAGAGGTGGGGGGAGCAGCAGGTGACGGAGGAGAGCAAAACCAGCTCCTACAG GCAAGAATACAGGCCGTGGACGGGGGTGAAACCAGCCAAAAGCGCGAGGAAAAATCCTCCAGCTCAATACTCCAGCCCGGGGACAGAGGCCACCCACATCCCACGTGAGACCAGCTACCAGGCGGCCTACAGCGGGGACGTCCACAGGTCCACGGGGCCCCATCAGGGGGAGCACATCATCCCGTCTGCTGCCTCCAACGTACAACCACCTGCTGTCCCCCAGCCCATCCCCACTGCCCTGCAGGCTGCAACTTCACCCAGCCCCTCCGGCCTCCAGCAGAGCGTCCCGCCTGAGAGAACCGAGCTCAGTGGAACGTCCAAGGGAGAG